The following coding sequences lie in one Lolium perenne isolate Kyuss_39 chromosome 2, Kyuss_2.0, whole genome shotgun sequence genomic window:
- the LOC127336611 gene encoding NDR1/HIN1-like protein 10, translated as MGAASRCTSCLCCPFKCLACGLFSCLCSILISLLVIAGVLALVLYFIFRPHMIAATVDSAALSTFTLTPTSTLAYNLTVAMTVRNPNKRVGLYYDGVEALALYEGQRFGFAPLDPFYQGTEASTKLAPAFGGQQPLDGDVTAANFRAQQSAGAFDVEVKLNARLRVKVWAFKVRGPRARISCPLSLPAPGAASPPAFKPVDCKVWF; from the coding sequence ATGGGCGCCGCGAGCCGCTGCACGTCGTGCCTGTGCTGCCCGTTCAAGTGCCTCGCCTGCGGCCTCTTCAGCTGCCTCTGCAGCATCCTCATCTCCCTCCTCGTCATCGCCGGGGTCCTCGCCCTCGTCCTCTACTTCATCTTCCGCCCGCACATGATCGCCGCCACCGTCGACTCCGCCGCCCTCTCCACCTTCACCCTCACCCCGACCTCCACCCTCGCCTACAACCTCACGGTCGCCATGACCGTCCGCAACCCCAACAAGCGGGTCGGCCTCTACTACGACGGCGTCGAGGCCCTGGCCCTGTACGAGGGGCAGCGGTTCGGGTTCGCGCCGCTCGACCCCTTCTACCAGGGCACCGAGGCCTCCACCAAGCTCGCGCCGGCCTTCGGCGGCCAGCAGCCGCTCGACGGGGACGTCACCGCCGCCAACTTCAGGGCGCAGCAGTCCGCCGGCGCGTTCGACGTCGAGGTCAAGCTCAACGCCCGGCTCCGCGTCAAGGTCTGGGCCTTCAAGGTGCGCGGGCCCAGGGCCAGGATCAGCTGCCCGCTCTCCCTCCCCGCCCCCGGCGCTGCCTCCCCGCCCGCGTTCAAGCCAGTCGACTGCAAAGTCTGGTTCTGA